The Ovis aries strain OAR_USU_Benz2616 breed Rambouillet chromosome 11, ARS-UI_Ramb_v3.0, whole genome shotgun sequence genome window below encodes:
- the LOC101118202 gene encoding galectin-9-like isoform X2 codes for MQSESGHIGNEERALRETQEPYINPPVPFTGKIEGGLQDGHKVTVIGHVPSTGGKRFEVNFQMGYHDHEIAFHFNPRFEEGGYVVCNTKHLGYWGPEEKKMLMPFQKGSEFEICFDVDRSSFKVMVNNSIFLDYAHRLPFDQVNAISIKGGVHVSLIGFQI; via the exons ATGCAAAGCGAGAGTGGTCACATAGGCAATGAAGAACGGGCCTTGAGGGAGACCCAGGAACCCTACATAAACCCA CCTGTTCCTTTCACTGGGAAGATCGAAGGGGGTCTCCAGGATGGACACAAGGTCACCGTCATAGGGCATGTTCCTTCCACAGGTGGAAAAAG GTTCGAAGTAAACTTTCAGATGGGCTACCACGACCATGAAATTGCCTTCCACTTCAACCCTCGGTTTGAAGAGGGTGGGTATGTGGTCTGCAACACGAAGCACCTAGGATActgggggccagaggagaagaaGATGCTGATGCCCTTCCAGAAGGGGAGTGAATTTGAGATCTGTTTCGATGTAGACAGGTCCTCGTTCAAG GTGATGGTGAACAACAGCATCTTCCTGGATTATGCACACCGTTTGCCCTTCGACCAAGTCAACGCCATCTCCATCAAGGGCGGCGTGCATGTGTCCCTCATTGGCTTCCAG ATATAG
- the LOC101118202 gene encoding galectin-9-like isoform X1, protein MQSESGHIGNEERALRETQEPYINPPVPFTGKIEGGLQDGHKVTVIGHVPSTGGKRFEVNFQMGYHDHEIAFHFNPRFEEGGYVVCNTKHLGYWGPEEKKMLMPFQKGSEFEICFDVDRSSFKVMVNNSIFLDYAHRLPFDQVNAISIKGGVHVSLIGFQVSLHPALVPRGWMWGPVPCVGPAV, encoded by the exons ATGCAAAGCGAGAGTGGTCACATAGGCAATGAAGAACGGGCCTTGAGGGAGACCCAGGAACCCTACATAAACCCA CCTGTTCCTTTCACTGGGAAGATCGAAGGGGGTCTCCAGGATGGACACAAGGTCACCGTCATAGGGCATGTTCCTTCCACAGGTGGAAAAAG GTTCGAAGTAAACTTTCAGATGGGCTACCACGACCATGAAATTGCCTTCCACTTCAACCCTCGGTTTGAAGAGGGTGGGTATGTGGTCTGCAACACGAAGCACCTAGGATActgggggccagaggagaagaaGATGCTGATGCCCTTCCAGAAGGGGAGTGAATTTGAGATCTGTTTCGATGTAGACAGGTCCTCGTTCAAG GTGATGGTGAACAACAGCATCTTCCTGGATTATGCACACCGTTTGCCCTTCGACCAAGTCAACGCCATCTCCATCAAGGGCGGCGTGCATGTGTCCCTCATTGGCTTCCAGGTCAGCCTCCACCCAGCACTCGTCCCCAGGGGCTGGATGTGGGGCCCCGTCCCCTGTGTGGGTCCTGCTGTGTGA